GGCGACGAGTCCGTTTCCGGTACAACCGCCGGATACGCTTGCTACTGTACCTGCCTTCTTCGAGTTTCGACTGCAACCGGGCAATTTCTCGCGTCGTCTCACGGAAGCGGTCGAACAACTCCCGGCCTTCGTACAGATATTGCTCGCCGGTCGTGGTGGTACAAGCGACGAGATTGTTCGCACCAATATCCAGAGCGGCTGTTTCGGAAGCCAGTGGAGTGTCCCGTGCATCATCAGAAACAGTCACGGGCTGCGAAGCTCGGAAGGTGCTGTCTGTCTCGTCGTACCACAGTTCTAGTCGGCCTTGGTCTTCGTAGTCGGGCCAGTTCGGGTCGCCAACGATTTCCAGCCGGAGACGACTTTTCGGGCTGTTGTGCCTGTCACGGAGTTGTTTGCCGACAACCATCTCCAGCCGGGAACGGTCGCCCCATTCAACGGTGTAGGCGTCCTTTCGGACGACGCCTTTGAGAACACGTCCGTCGTCCTTGTTCCCACGGAAGCCCGGCGGTTCCGGGTGTTCCGTGACCGATGTGTTCGATTCGTCGTGGTACGCCTTCTTGTTCTCGAAGAACGACCGCCACGCTTCGGTGTTTGCTCGCCGGACAGTTTGAGCGGTGGACGCGCCGAGAACGGCTTTGTATTTGCCTTCGAGAGCGCCAGTGTCGGCGTCCCATACGTCGCCCTCGAAGCCGTCCTCGTCGTTGTAGCGCATGAGGCGCTGGTAATTGATCTCGTTCCAGAGAGCGGCAGACGCATCCAACAGGTCGCGTAGGACCTGCTCACCGTCGTCGGTGAGCGGTCGCACGGCGAACGTGTTGGTGCGCTTCATCCAAAGTATAATTAGTCCCAATATCTAATAAGTCCACCGATGAGGCCAAACATCGACATTGACTGGGCAATCCACGGACGAATCAAAGACTACGCAGAAGCGAACGACCTGACCCTCTCGGAAGCCTATGCAAAAGTGTTAGAAGCTGGTCTGGAAGCGTTGGAGACGCAAGACCAGCAGTGACGTGGTGGTTTCTTACCGGAGCTTACGCGATTCACCTATGGAAACGCTGCTATCTACACAAACCACCGTTTTCGGTAAAATGATTACGCCGTCTTGGAATCTGCTACTGCCACAGCCGACAGGCGGTCCATATCGTGATGCGGTGCGGTCGCTGTCTGGGGAGAGCAGTCGCTCACGGAGGGCCCCGGCCGGCCACTGAGGGCCGCCCGCCCGGCGGCCCTCAGCTCCCTCGTCTACGCGCTCACACCAGGTGGATCGTATACTTCGCCTCGGTCAAGCATGTGGTACATCGACACCAGCATCTTTCGAGCTGTCGCCACGATTGCTTTCTGTGAGTTCTTCCGGCTAGCTAACCGCTCGTAGAACCGACTCAGATACTCGTCGTTACAGGTGTGGACAGCAGTATGAGCGGCCTGAACGAGCAGCCACCGAGCTCTTCCTGAACCACGTTTCGAGAGTTCACCTTCGATCCGCGAGTCGCCTGACTCGCGGATCACTGGATTCAACCCGACGTAGCTGACGACTTCTTTGTCACCATCGAACCGCCCAATCTCGCCTAATTCGGCGTAAATCGTCAACGCCGTATAGTAACTCACACCAGGAATCGTCATCAGCAGCTGGGTCTCCTCCAGAGACCCAGCGCGTTCTTCGATTGTCTCTTCGAGATTCTGTATTTCGTCGGTGAGCGTCTCTATCACTTCGAGGTATGACTCCAGCACCGATTCCCACGGCATCGGGAGCGAGAGTTCCCGGAGTGGTCTGCGAAAGAGTTGACTCTTCTGGAAGCGTATAGCTCTCGATGAACACAAGCCAACGCGGAGAGTTAGTGCGGCATTTGTCGGAAGAAGAGCTCGAGCAGGCTATCGAAGATGCACAGTCGGCGGACGAGACCCGTCTCGTCCGGCGGCTGTGTTTCATCAAGAATCTCTATCAGGGCGATACCCGCAAGCAGGCGGGCCGACGCGTCGGAATCTCCCGATCTACGACGCGTCGATGGGCTCGCGCGTGGAATGATGACGGTGTAGAGGGACTCCGCCCGCGCTTCGGCGGCGGCCGGCCGCCGAAGCTCACTCCCACGCAGTTCGATGAACTCTGTGGTATCCTCGAAGAGGATCAACCCTGGACACCGCAAGCCATTCACGCCCTAATCGAAGACCGCTACGATGTCACCTACCACCCGGCGCATCTCAGCCGGAAACTTCGTGCCGCGGGCATGAACTACGCCAAGCCGCGGCCGATGGATCCGCGTAGTCCGGCTGACGCAGATGAGATTCTCGCCGAGCGCCTGACTGAGGCGCTCGGCGAGGACGACCACGATACCGAGGAGGATGATCCCGTCGTGTTGGGGTTTTTTCGATGAAGCGTGGCCTCAACCGTTCGAGAATTCACAGCGACTCTGGTCGTTTGATCGGACGGTCACGATCGCAAAACCGCTAGTGACGTTTCCATGGCGGTCGATCGGTTTCTACGCGCTGACTGGTCAAAGTGTGATTACGTTCAAAAAGCGGTTAGTCAAAGAGACGATCGTTGAGGCGTTAGAGGAGATCCGCGAGCAGAATCCGCGGGGCCGGATTCTGCTCGTGGCCGATAACTACGGCTCTCACCATGCGAAACTCACACAGCAACGGGCCGACGAACTCGGCATCGAGTTCGTCTTCATTCCGCCGTATTCACCGACATTGAACGCAATCGAACCGCTCTGGAAAGACCTCAAACGAGACATCTCTCCTGAAATCTTCGATGACAAAGACAACTTTCGAGAGTTCCTCACCGAGACATTCCACCGGTTGAGTCAGCAGGTCAGCTTCGCTAGTGATTGGATCGAGACGTTCCTCCCAGATGTCCAGAAGTTACGCTGACCACTCCAGGAACTCTCGTCCCTCTTGGGTCAACGGCTTCACATCTTCGCTGATGCCGTGATCAGAGAGGAGGCCGTGGACCTTGTTGGCATACTCCGTCCGGTGTTCGACTAACGACTGTCGCCCGCGCACGAGTGCGCGGGCTTCCCTGATCTCGTCGGTCGGAACATAACTCTCAGGCACCGAGTTCAACCGCACCATCCGCGCGAGTTCTTTGGCGTCGACGCGATCAGTCTTCTTGTCGGTGTCAGCGATCTGGTTCAGTTCCTTCGGGTGGGCAACAGTCACGTCCAAATGTTCCGACAGCGTATCGTGGATGTGGTAGTAATTGCTGGTCGCCTCTATCGCGGCTTGTGCGCCAGCGTACCGCTGGGCGAGATCGTCGAGGTTCGCGTTCTCGACGCGAACCTCTTCGACAATCTCTCCAGCCTCGTCCATCACTGCCACCTGTGCGTACCGTTTGTGGACATCGATTCCGAGGTACATGGTTTGTTCACCCGGGACGCCAGTGCGTGAAGCAGAGATTCACCTATTCGGGCTTTCCCGGGTGCCGCGCCGCGCGGCACCCGGGCTGTAACGCCCATGACTCGGCTTCTTTCGCACACGGACCAGTCACTCCCACGTGCTCTGAGGCACGGAATCGCGTTCGGTCTCTTGCGCCCCATATCTTGTTTCACGCTCTCATGGAGTAGCAGCGTTTCCATCGAGTCACGCCCGCCCTGTTCGCTCCTCGGTTCCGACTAAGCGTCGGAACGCTCGTCACTCACGGGAAGGGCGGGATTCTCTCGCTGAATCAAGATAGCGACCCACGGGCAGTTCCTGCGACACCGTCCCTTTCGAGGCGAGCGCGCGCGCGCCGAATTTTCCCCCGATATCCGCGATCGAGGCCCGACGTCGGTTGACAAACGTCCACATTCCGCTGTGAAGAGGCCAGTGAATATTGATGTCCGATGCCCTTAAACACATATTAGTCTACCCAATATTGAACGATCGTATAGAAATCCGACCCAATTTTATCGATCCTGTAGCCAATCCTTATGTACCAGTCTTTCTTGGCCTCTCCCGTGAGACAAACGACGAACGTAGGCTTGAACGACGAGAAGTTGGATGAAGAACAATCAAAAACCGATATAGATTGAAATATGATCGAAGCAATACCACTGCAGGTCGAACCGAGCGCGATCACCGACGCCGTCAACAACACGTGGATCCTGACGGTGTCGTTCCTGATCTTCTTCATGCACGCCGGCTTCGCGATGCTGGAGGCAGGTCAGGTGCGGGCGAAGAACGTCGCCAACCAGCTGACGAAGAACTTGCTGACCTGGAGCGTCGGCGTC
This window of the Halapricum desulfuricans genome carries:
- a CDS encoding IS630 family transposase, which translates into the protein MIPSCWGFFDEAWPQPFENSQRLWSFDRTVTIAKPLVTFPWRSIGFYALTGQSVITFKKRLVKETIVEALEEIREQNPRGRILLVADNYGSHHAKLTQQRADELGIEFVFIPPYSPTLNAIEPLWKDLKRDISPEIFDDKDNFREFLTETFHRLSQQVSFASDWIETFLPDVQKLR
- a CDS encoding RNA-guided endonuclease InsQ/TnpB family protein, which codes for MKRTNTFAVRPLTDDGEQVLRDLLDASAALWNEINYQRLMRYNDEDGFEGDVWDADTGALEGKYKAVLGASTAQTVRRANTEAWRSFFENKKAYHDESNTSVTEHPEPPGFRGNKDDGRVLKGVVRKDAYTVEWGDRSRLEMVVGKQLRDRHNSPKSRLRLEIVGDPNWPDYEDQGRLELWYDETDSTFRASQPVTVSDDARDTPLASETAALDIGANNLVACTTTTGEQYLYEGRELFDRFRETTREIARLQSKLEEGRYSSKRIRRLYRKRTRRRDHAQEALCRDLLERLYAEGVDTVYIGGLTDVLETHWSVRVNAKTHNFWAFKQFTERLACTAEEYGISVEVRSEAWTSQECPQCGGTDRTTRHQDTLTCPCGFEGHADLTASETFLKRQTEQAVRPMARPVRFEWDNHQWRSTTDASSNPKEQRTDPSTVHVDGNIASGESA
- a CDS encoding IS630 family transposase; this translates as MSEEELEQAIEDAQSADETRLVRRLCFIKNLYQGDTRKQAGRRVGISRSTTRRWARAWNDDGVEGLRPRFGGGRPPKLTPTQFDELCGILEEDQPWTPQAIHALIEDRYDVTYHPAHLSRKLRAAGMNYAKPRPMDPRSPADADEILAERLTEALGEDDHDTEEDDPVVLGFFR